The Nitrososphaerota archaeon genome has a window encoding:
- a CDS encoding formate--phosphoribosylaminoimidazolecarboxamide ligase family protein codes for MIDKGAVDRILDSYDLKNISIGALGSHSALDIADGAKDEGFRTVIVCQEGREKPYLLYKRIVDEVIMLKRFSDIIRPEVQKQLRDKNTIFVPHRSFTTYVDYDSIENRFEVPIFGNRMILRAEERSAPINQYHILERAGIRYPKVFNGPDEIDRPVIVKVHEAKRRIERAFFVASSASDFYAKVRERVEKGIIAEEDVTAAKIEEFIIGTYFNFNYFYSPTLDRVEFLGIDRRLQTDLFDYVTLPARQQLEIDIPLQNIEIGHTPATIRESMLEKVFEIGERFVKATKEMFPPGIIGPFALQSAVTKDLEIVVYDVSPRVPGSPIISTTSPYTKYLFGQSVSTGRRIAMEIKRAIELGRLKDVVT; via the coding sequence ATGATAGATAAAGGTGCTGTAGATAGAATCCTCGATTCATACGATCTGAAGAATATTTCAATCGGCGCCCTAGGAAGCCACTCAGCCCTAGATATAGCCGATGGTGCTAAGGATGAGGGGTTCAGAACTGTTATAGTGTGTCAAGAGGGGAGGGAGAAGCCCTACCTCCTCTACAAGAGGATAGTAGATGAGGTTATAATGCTTAAGCGGTTCAGCGACATAATTAGGCCAGAGGTTCAGAAGCAGCTGAGGGATAAGAATACTATTTTCGTGCCGCACCGATCATTCACAACATATGTCGACTACGACTCTATAGAGAATCGGTTTGAGGTCCCTATATTTGGGAACAGAATGATACTTAGAGCTGAGGAGAGGAGTGCGCCGATAAACCAGTATCACATACTTGAGAGAGCTGGGATAAGGTATCCTAAGGTGTTTAACGGCCCTGATGAGATAGATCGCCCAGTCATAGTCAAGGTTCACGAGGCTAAGAGGAGGATAGAGCGAGCCTTCTTTGTAGCATCTTCTGCGAGCGACTTCTACGCCAAGGTTAGGGAGAGGGTGGAGAAGGGGATAATTGCTGAGGAGGATGTTACTGCTGCGAAGATAGAGGAGTTTATCATAGGCACATACTTTAACTTCAACTACTTCTACTCACCAACCTTGGATAGGGTTGAGTTTCTGGGCATAGACCGAAGACTTCAAACAGATTTGTTTGACTACGTTACGCTACCCGCTAGGCAGCAGTTAGAGATCGATATACCTCTGCAGAACATCGAGATAGGTCATACACCAGCAACGATAAGGGAGTCGATGCTCGAGAAGGTTTTCGAGATAGGTGAGAGGTTTGTAAAAGCGACCAAAGAAATGTTCCCACCTGGCATAATAGGGCCCTTTGCTCTCCAATCTGCTGTGACGAAGGATCTTGAAATAGTTGTTTACGACGTTTCGCCAAGGGTGCCGGGGAGCCCAATAATCTCGACCACCTCACCCTACACAAAGTACCTTTTTGGTCAAAGTGTTTCTACGGGGCGTAGGATCGCTATGGAGATAAAGAGGGCTATCGAGTTAGGTCGGCTGAAGGATGTGGTCACATGA